The DNA segment AGTAGGTGACGTGGAGGTGGCCTGGACCCTGACCTCCATCGAGACCAGCCCCcactggggggctgggggggctTTGTGTTTCAGTGTATGGCCCATGGGACCTTCATTCTTTTACTATTGATCCCTTAGGCCCACTGCAGCCTCAGCCCTGCGCCAGGCCCACGGGGGCAATGGTCTGTGCTAGAGGTGACCAGCGTTTCCCATGAGAGACCAGATAGTGAGCACTTCAGGCTTTGTGGCTCACATCCTGTCTCTGTGACATTTCCTCTTTATTACACAGCCTTTTTGAAGTGTGCAAACCATAGGTAGCTTGAGGGCCACATACAAAACCAGCGGACTTGGCTCACTGTTGGTTGTTTGCCCACGTGTGGTCTGTCAGCATCGTCCATTCCTCCAGGGCAGGAGGAACCCAGTGGCCCAGGACTTTGACTCTCAGCTGGTGAAAAGTTGCTGGGGATGCTCTCAAGGCATTCTGGCTGACTCTGGGATGTGGGGGGTTTTGCAACCCTGCAGAGTTGCGCTGACTCTGCACATGTTGTTGGGTGCAGGGCGTCTGGGTAACGTGGGATGGGGCAGATGTTTCCTGGGTGGGGCTCTGGTGTCCAGTGGGCATGTGTCACCTTGGTAAGTTCCCTCTCTCCCTGAGACAACTCCCTTTCTCAGCTGAGCTATGGTTTGGGGACACTCTTCACCTTCCTTCTCTTGGGCTGATTGATATTTACTGGGCAGCTGCTGTGTGGTAGCCCTATTGGAACAAACCCATAGGGATGCAGCGATGAATGAGACAGTTTGTGCCCTCGGAATCACAACTGCTTGGGCAGCTCTGGGCTGTGCATAGAGCTGTCATCACATGGAACAAGTGGGAAGTGCCCCAGGAGGAGCGACGTGGTGGGAACTGATAGGTGGGCAAATGGTTTTTGCCTCAAGGAAttggggaaggcttcctggaggatgtGCCATTTGAGCTGAGCTTTGGCAGGGGTAACAGTTGGGCTTTGGGCGTGGGGAAATGCTGCGGGGGACGGTCCCAGGGAGAGCCTGGGTGTGTCCGGGCAGCTGGAGCAGGGCAGGAGGCGGTAAGGCCAGATTGGGATGAGCCTCAGAGCTTCAAGGACAGATTGTCCTTGGCTCCTGGCTCTCTCCTGGAGGCACTGGGCATCCAGCCTACCACAGAGCCTGAGTCCCGACAGGCAGAGGTGTGGGTGCCTCTTGCCCGGGGCAGCATCAGCTCCCCACCTGTGGAGTTCACTACTGCCCACCTGTGTTCTTTACAGACAAGCTCACCAGTGCCAGCAAGGACTCCCTGAGTGCTCACACCAGCCCCAGCCAGTCACCCAACAGCGTCCACGGCTCCCGCCGGGGCAGCATCAGCAGCGTGAGCAGCGTGAGCTCCGTCCTGGACGAGAAGGATGACGACCGGATCCGCTGCTGCACACACTGCAAGGACACGCTGCTCAAGAGGGAGCAGCAGATCGACGAGAAGGAGCGCACGCCCGACATCGTGAGGCTCTACGAGGTGACTCCTGGACCGGCTTGAGTCCCATTCGAGAGGCCGGGCTGTTCGTCATGTGCACGCCCGCAGATTTTGAAGAATGCTTTGGGAAATCGTTCctttcagttatttttagtttctgCCAGTGGGCACTAGCTAGGGCCCTGAGTGAGTCGCAGAGTCACTGGGTGTGTTGCAACAAACTTGCTTCCTTGCCCTTCCCTGCCCGCCTGAGAGTTGGAGGTTGGTGCTTTCGGTGGCCCAGGGGCAAGAGAAGGAAGGCTGGTTGCCATGTGGTGGTGTGGACAGGTTCTGTGGGTCAGAGTGGGAGCAGGAGCTGGTGGTGAATTGTGGACCAGAAGGGTCCTGGGAGGAAGGCTGGTTGCCATGTGGTGGTGTGGACAGGTTCTGTGGGTCAGAGTGGGAGCAGGAGCTGGTGGTGAATTGTGGACCAGAAGGGTCCTGGGAGGAAGGCTGGTTGCCATGTGGTGGTGTGGACAGGTTCTGTGGGTCAGAGTGGGAGCAGGAGCTGGTGGTGAATTGCGGACCAGAAGGGTCCTGGACACTCACTTGGGAGTTTGAGAAACTTCCCTGAGGCATAGAGCTTCCTCTTTTGAGTCCCTTCAGATGCCTCAGCTCTGGTTACCACCGGCGACCCTGCAGTGCCTTGAGTAGCTGCTACGTTACAGGAGCAGAGTGTGGCCAGAGCCTGCGGTTTAGAGTCAGACTGGGGGTGAGCTTGACTCTGCCTCCTAACCCGGATGAGGCCCGTAGGCTGAGAAGGATGAGCCAGGAGGGTGTTGGGCAAGGAGGTGATAGGAAACGGGGAGGCGCGGAAGGAAGCAGTTGGTGCAAAGccggatggggaggagggagtttTTGTCTGGTCGTCACTGAATGGTCACTGTTAGCAGTTGTGCAGGTCCCAGAGGCTGTGTTTCCGGAACCACCATGAGAATAGTCAGACTGCTAGAAATGGTGTCAGTGAAGCCTTGCTGAGCTGCAGACGTAGCCGTTGTCCATTGTTACACGGAGCTCACGATCTGATAATTTCTATAAGCAGCCGCCGAGCTtttggtttccttcttttttgaagTGAGCCCTGGCAATGCCTTGCATGGTGCCCGGCATCACCTGGCAGGTAAAGGCCATAGCAACTGATCTCTTTTGCTACCTTGGCGAGCTCACGTGACATGTGTCCTGGAGGGCCTTGCTCCTCTTAAAAACATCTGGCCAAAGTtcacccttctttccttcctacaAGATTTCCTTGTAGAGTAGGTCTGTAAATCAGGAAAATGGTAACAATGAACAGAACAAAACTAAAAGCCactctctgcatttttttttaatttggaaaactgCACATTTTATATACATCTCCACTGATTCCACACAACCTTTGTGTTGCCTTTTCTGTATCTTGAGACACAACCTActtcttctcttttgttcttaGAAATTACGGCTTTGCATGGAGAAAGTTGACCAAAAAGCTCCAGAATACATCAAGATGGCAGCATCGTTAAAGTAAGCTCTTCCTCTCTGTTTTACTGACTCAGTGGTGACTGTTTTCTGGCATTTTGGTCACTTCTTCAGTAGCTGAATATGTAGGGCCTGCCCCCTTTCCCCTCAGTCCTCACAGCTAGACGCCGCAGCCCTGCCAGCAGACGGTGGAAGCGCAGGGAGCCCTGTTTCTTGAGCCCTCTCAGCCCCACTGTCCCGACTACCCCCGTGTATCTGCGCCTCCTGGGTCCCGGTCCCCCTCTCTCCACTTCTTGCCCGAGACCACTGGCTCTGAAGGAGAGCAGGGAAAGGACACAGTCCCTTCTCTGCCTGCAGTTCACTCAGCAGTCACTTCACTCAGTGGATCACACTGCCCTCCTGTGAGCAGCTGCAAAGAAGCGTAAACCTCCCTGGAATGGAGAGTCCTTGACTGGGAGCGTCTGCTGCCTGCTCCATTCCTCCCTGGAACTCACTGGACTCAACgcgccctcctcccacccctgcccacgGGTTTAAAATTAGAGTGGGCCTACCTTCTACCTGGACGCCAGCAGCGTCAGCTGGTGTTCCGGGCAGTGCGCTGGCGTCCAGCCCTTTCCTCAGGACGTTGTCACCCGAGGGCCTCCTCTCCCAGAGTCCTGTGGGGTTTTTGCTTTGTGCCTTCGACACCACTGTGGGTCCGTGGGCTCTCCTCTAGCCAGAGGGGAGCTACCGTTGCTGAGAACGTCTCCAGGTGTGTTAACTCTTCCTCCCAAGACCAGTTCTGCAGAGCTTCAGTACGTGCGTCTCAgtctgtcactcagtcattcagTGGGTGTTTATCAAGCACGCGTTGGGTGCCAAGCACTCTTCTGAGCGCTGGGGCTGTAGCAGTGCACAGCGAAGACAGCGCCATTATCACGGGAGTGCAGACCGTGACAAGCGAACAAGTAACACACAAGATAACGAAGCCGGGCCTGACGGCTGCCCCGAGGATAACACAGTGGGTTGATGTGACTGAGACCAGGGCAGCGATTCCAGATTTAGGCCAGCCCTGTTATCTTCCACATGACTTGGTGATATCGAGACAAAGTACAAGTCCTCTTGGTTCTGGTCTGATGTTCTTTTTGCAAACTGTGCTGTTAGAGATGATGAAACAACTTTGCTGAGTCTGTAGATTACAGAACACACCAGGGTTTTTCCAGCCTGGATTGCCCGATAGAGGGAAACCAGGTTAGCCTGGCAGGGCTTTTATTTAACTTAACTTGCTGCTGCCTCAGGAAGGGAGCTGAGTGGCCATAGCTGAGGCTGGATTAATAGCTGGGAGATCACGTGAAATGCTTCTGTTCTCAGGAAACCTTAAGCTCGTCCCATGTGTTAGTTACTGGgggtataaaaatgaaaaaccatcATCACTGCACTTGGAATTCAGCACTCTGGTGGGAGTGTGTGTGCGCGCTTAGTTgctaagtgatgtctgactcttttccaccccatggactgtgatttcccaggcaagaatactggagtgggttgccatttccttctccaggggatcctcttgctccagggatcgaatctaggtctcctgcatggcaggcagattctttaccactgagccaccagggaagctgcctgGTGGGAGTGGCAGCCTCGTAAATGAAATTCTGAGACCACATGATAACCACGTTGTTCCTCTGAGACTGATAAGCCCCCACTGGCCTTTTCTGATGtcccctcctctgctctctgGGTGGTCTTTGAGGAAAGAAAAGTGCCTTCTCCTCTGGTGTGGGGTAAGCAACTCATCCCTCTTCCTAGATGCACAGAAGTCGTTCCGGGAAAGTGTTAGGCTGAAGCAGGGTCAGTCCTGCTTATTTTGACAACGAGCTTAGGAGCTGGCCGTCATAGGCCTCGGCACTGGTTTTCCCACGGCATCAGCAAATTAAAAGCGACTTCTGGTTAATTAACACTCACATTTTGAAAAGGAACGAGCATTGCATTAtatgaaagtgacagtgaaagtcgctcagtcgtgtctgattctttgcgacccacggactatactgtccatggaatgcgccaggccagaatactggagtgggtagcctttccctttgccaggggatcttcccaacccagggattgaacccaggtcttccgcattgcaggtggattctttaccagcagagccacatgGCGGGGGAGTCTAAAATGACTTGAAGAGAATTAACTATCCCTCTCTCTGTGAGGCCTTAAACCTGTAGAGTCCTTTTACACCACACTCTCCATTCAGTGCCGTGAAACCTAGATCAAACATCTGCATTATTTCTCCCTAGTGCTGGAGAGACAACCTACAGTCTGGAACATGCTGGTGACCTTCGAGTGGAAGTGCAGAAAGTGTATGAGCTAATAGACGCGTTAAGGTAAGGTCTGTTAGGTGATGTTCCTACCTGTTGGCTTAAGTGGAGGATGTGCTGGGTTTACCGGGTGGTGGGCGGCCAGCAGACCTAGCTTACCTGGTCCTGGTGATCGGGGGTGTGTGTGAGGAGGAGGCTGAGGGGGCTGCCAGCTCCGGCCCTCAGTGCGTCTCGGTAACTTGCTTGAGGAGTTTACCGTTCATGATTGTTAAAGGAACAGGAGCCGGTTGGCGTCAGCTGTGTGTCGGTCACGGGCTGCTTCCACTCAGGGTGGCTCTTGTGTTCTGCCACAGTTACCCTGTGACGTAGAGATTAACACCCCCATTTCATAGGTGCAAGAGTGCACCCCAGCTAGCGAAAGTGCTGGAACCAGGATGGAGTCCAGACTCTTTCTTCAGTTTgaccactgctttttttttttggctgcactgtgtggcttgtgggattttatttccccaaccagggaccagaACCAGGCGTGCGGCAGTGAAAGTGGCCGAGTcttactgaaccaccagggacttcccagcTACTGTTTTTAACTGTGGATTGGCTGTTGGGGTTAGCTCAGCCCTTTGCGGTATAGGAAGTACTGTGATTCAGAAAACAGAGATGCGGAACCCTTGTCCATCCGGACATGCAAGACAGAGGTTGCAGGATCAGATGCAAAGTGAAAATGCAGGTCCTTGATCCCAGTTCAGAAttgtaagggacttccctggtggtcccgtggttaggaatccgccttccgatgtgggttcaatccctgatcgaggaactgagattccacacaCCACGGGGCAGCCAAGCCCgggtactgcaactactgagccctcgccCCACAACTGAAGAGAAGTCTGTGTGTCGCACCCGAGAGCCTGCAGCAGCAACcaggacctgatgcagccaaatacagaaataaatacaaaaaggagGCTTGTGAGGCAGTGACAGCAGAATGCTAAACTAAGCACAGGGCTCCCCTGCTGTACCGGTCATGGCCCTCGGTGGCTGGGTGTTTGTCGTTCGCCCTGTGCTTGTTTGGGGCCTCAGGTACAGCCAGCAGGTAAGAAACGGGCTTCACTTGCAAGGACGTTTcaggggagcctggagcccaTTTCTCGTCATACCTTGCCGGCATGCAAGCCTGGCGACTGGGGACTCTTCACCCGTGTTTCTGAGGCTGGCCATGCCTCTTACAGCGACGTGTTTGTTCTCATGCAGTAAGAAGATCTTAACCTTAGACATGAAGCAGGACCCGCCGCCACATCCGAACACGCTGCGGCTGCAGAGGATGATCAGATACTCGGCCACACTGTTTGTGCAGGTAAAGCTGCCACTCTCCACCACTCAGAGGGTGGACGGGGCCCATGGCTTGCTTGTTCTCTGTTCGTACACTTACTGCTCTTTAGGGTTACACGTGTGTCAGCCACATCTAGAGAAAAATCTGCATGTCAAAAGAAAGTGACATAGACCCTGCTCTGGGTGTGCTCACCACCCTTTATGTAActgttcccctgtccctgggcatCTGATGGGCTCCCATTTCTCCGCTGCTGTGAGGAGTGCCTGGTGGACCTGCTTGCACAGAGCATTTTCTCCTTGGGATAAGCTCCTGGGGGCTCTCCCTGGGCTCTTGGTCTGGAGGAGACAGGTGATTGTTCAAGGGCTCACTCCACCTGGGAGGCTGCATCTGAGTCGTCTCGACCTCAGAAAGCCCTTGTGAGAGTCACAGTCGCCTGTGCGGCTCCTGACGGAGATGTACATGTGCTGTTGGGTTAGTTACCTGACACCATCCTGCAGAGCGAGGCCCCTCCTGCTTCTGATGGATGACTGTATTCCATAGTCGTCGGTGGGTGCCTGCTGCGGCCCAGGCAGTTTTAGGTGCTGGGTGTCCTGATAGACCTTCCCGTTCTCATAGAGCTTATATTATAGAGAGGGGATGGATGAGAAAGAACCGAATATATGGTTTAAGAGGGTGGAAAGTGCTGGGGAGAAATGGAAGGAGGGCATGGGGGTGGGGCTCAGACGGTAGCTTACAGAtgtggtaatggacagggagggcagGAAAAGGCCTCACTGAGACAGCAAGTAACCGGGATGTCTGGTGTTGATCATCTAATGAAAAGGCTGGCCCTCCATAAGGAAGCTGGCACGGACCTGATTTCAGGGTTAGGTCCTTCCCTGCTCTGCTTGTTAGGGTGACTGTCTGAGACCGATGTGACGTAGCTTCAGCGGGCTCTCACTAGGGAACTtcagattcatttttttcccccctgaaaaGGGTTTAAGTGTAAAATTGTCCGTGACCCCCTACAGGAAAAGTTGCTTGGTCTGATGTCACTGCCAACCAAAGAGCAGTTTGAGGaactgaaacagaaaaggaagcagGAGATGGAGCAGAAGAGGATCCTGGAGAGGCAGGTGAGCGAGGCAGGGGACGCTGGCACCCGGCTTCTTCCACGCGGCTCCATGAGCACAGAGGCCTCCACAGGCTCCCAGGAGGTCCCATGAGGTTGTCGTTAAGTCAGAACCTCTCACTCGCTCTGGTTTGTGTTTTCCTTCTGTTCTGGCCTCTTGCATTTTAGAAATCAAAGTAACTGTTTTTCTCCCCCAGatcctatttttctttcagaGGTTCTGCTGATTTTCTCTTGTCTAGAATACCATGGAGACTGGCAGTCCTCCCCGCGGTACAGGCTGCAGATGACCCAGACACCAGGGAGTTCTTAGAACACTTTGGGACATGCAGTATTAAGCAGAGAATAATATGTGTGTTTAAGATTGTGTGAGAGTCCAGTGTAGATGAGTGGTAATAGACCTCAGAGGTTTAAGGTAAGTGTTTAGCCAGTGAATGTGAGATGGAGGAACGCTTACCTCTTAACTTactgttgttattttaattttgaaaaatcatgGCTTGATTTTAGCAGCTGGATATCATAGTCCTGAGGTGGGGAATTGGGGTCTCACTGGAATGGGCATGGCGTGGCCGCAGTGGTGGCCGGCAGTGTGGCTGTTGGCCTGGTGACCGTGTTTCTTTTTGGCTTTGGTGTCTTCCCAGGCTGCCCTGGAATCCCAGCGGAGGCTTGAGGAGAGGCGGAGTGACCTGGCGTCCCGCGCGACTAATGGGGAGGTGGCGCCCCCTCGCAGGGGTCCTGCCCCGCTGAGAAAGGCTGAGGGCTGGCTCCCGCTGTCGGAAGGCCAGAGGCAGAGCGAGGACCCGGACCCCCTCCTGCAGCAGATCCACAACATCACGTCCTTTATCCGGCAGGCCAAGGCCGCGGGCCGGACGGATGAAGTGCGCACGCTGCAGGAGAACCTGCGCCAGCTGCAGGACGAGTACGACCAGCAGCAGACCGAGAAGGCCATCGCGCTGTCCCGCAGGCAGGCCGAGGAGGAGGACCTGCAGCGGGAACAGCTGCAGGTGCTGCGGGAGCGGGAGCGGGAGCGCGAGCAGGGCCAGGCGGCCTCTCTGCACACGCGGACTCGGTCCCTGGACTTCCGGGAGATCAGGCCTTTTCAGCTGGAGCCGAGCAGGGAGCCACGCACGCACCTCGCTCACGCTTTGGATCTGGGCTCTTCCCCAGCTCGGAGCGGCACTGCCACCAAGACCTCTCCACCCAGCTCGGCTCCCGAGCCCTTCCGAGGGTGGTctgggcccccagccctgggccaggaGTTCCTGCCCCAAAGCACCGCGTCGCCTCGCAGTGAGGCGCCCTCCCTGAATCCCTTCGATGAGGAAGAAGACCTCGCCAGCCCCTCAGCTGAGGACACGGCCAACCCTCCTGCTCCAGAGCCTTCCCTTGGCCCTCCAGCCTGTGTGCTCAGAGAGTACAACCCTTTTGAGGAAGAGGATGAAGAGGATGCTGTGGCGGGGAATC comes from the Bos mutus isolate GX-2022 chromosome 22, NWIPB_WYAK_1.1, whole genome shotgun sequence genome and includes:
- the RBSN gene encoding rabenosyn-5 isoform X1 — protein: MASLDDPGEVREGFLCPLCLKDLQSFYQLQSHYEEEHSGEDRDVKGQIKKKQQDSEMYSDFSKVTQGLTELGLGPVSSMLCPWHHSGGLVQKARKAKNRLLKREGDDRAESGTQGYESFSYGGVDPYMWEPQELGAMRSHLSDFKKHRAARIDHYVVEVNKLIIRLEKLTAFDRTNTESAKIRAIEKSVVPWVNDQDVPFCPDCGNKFSIRNRRHHCRLCGSIMCKKCMELISLPLANKLTSASKDSLSAHTSPSQSPNSVHGSRRGSISSVSSVSSVLDEKDDDRIRCCTHCKDTLLKREQQIDEKERTPDIVRLYEKLRLCMEKVDQKAPEYIKMAASLNAGETTYSLEHAGDLRVEVQKVYELIDALSKKILTLDMKQDPPPHPNTLRLQRMIRYSATLFVQEKLLGLMSLPTKEQFEELKQKRKQEMEQKRILERQAALESQRRLEERRSDLASRATNGEVAPPRRGPAPLRKAEGWLPLSEGQRQSEDPDPLLQQIHNITSFIRQAKAAGRTDEVRTLQENLRQLQDEYDQQQTEKAIALSRRQAEEEDLQREQLQVLREREREREQGQAASLHTRTRSLDFREIRPFQLEPSREPRTHLAHALDLGSSPARSGTATKTSPPSSAPEPFRGWSGPPALGQEFLPQSTASPRSEAPSLNPFDEEEDLASPSAEDTANPPAPEPSLGPPACVLREYNPFEEEDEEDAVAGNPFTKPDGPAPNPFEEEDEHPPRTPASPPVPGNPFEEAPCTNPFEEESDGGQEGAEPIEEELLLQQIDNIKAYIFDAKQCGRLDEVEVLTENLRELRRTLARQKGGTD
- the RBSN gene encoding rabenosyn-5 isoform X2, producing the protein MASLDDPGEVREGFLCPLCLKDLQSFYQLQSHYEEEHSGEDRDVKGQIKSLVQKARKAKNRLLKREGDDRAESGTQGYESFSYGGVDPYMWEPQELGAMRSHLSDFKKHRAARIDHYVVEVNKLIIRLEKLTAFDRTNTESAKIRAIEKSVVPWVNDQDVPFCPDCGNKFSIRNRRHHCRLCGSIMCKKCMELISLPLANKLTSASKDSLSAHTSPSQSPNSVHGSRRGSISSVSSVSSVLDEKDDDRIRCCTHCKDTLLKREQQIDEKERTPDIVRLYEKLRLCMEKVDQKAPEYIKMAASLNAGETTYSLEHAGDLRVEVQKVYELIDALSKKILTLDMKQDPPPHPNTLRLQRMIRYSATLFVQEKLLGLMSLPTKEQFEELKQKRKQEMEQKRILERQAALESQRRLEERRSDLASRATNGEVAPPRRGPAPLRKAEGWLPLSEGQRQSEDPDPLLQQIHNITSFIRQAKAAGRTDEVRTLQENLRQLQDEYDQQQTEKAIALSRRQAEEEDLQREQLQVLREREREREQGQAASLHTRTRSLDFREIRPFQLEPSREPRTHLAHALDLGSSPARSGTATKTSPPSSAPEPFRGWSGPPALGQEFLPQSTASPRSEAPSLNPFDEEEDLASPSAEDTANPPAPEPSLGPPACVLREYNPFEEEDEEDAVAGNPFTKPDGPAPNPFEEEDEHPPRTPASPPVPGNPFEEAPCTNPFEEESDGGQEGAEPIEEELLLQQIDNIKAYIFDAKQCGRLDEVEVLTENLRELRRTLARQKGGTD